The DNA window TGCTCAAAATGCACGATATCGGCCCCACACCGGTCTAAGAGCCGACGAAAGGTGGTATCAAAAAAGGGATTGTCGTAGTGGAGGCGGAAAGAGGTCGTCCACGTATAGTTATTGACGATACGGATAATCCGCAGCCCGGACTCGTCCTGCTCTTCCTGCAGGCTGAACTCTTCACACTCAGGCGCAAAGGTCCGGGCGATAATCGTGACCTGGTGCCCGCGCGCCTGGAGCGCGCGCGACAGTTCCAGGGTCAGGATCTCAACGCCGGCCCGCTCTTGTGGAGGGAGCCCGTGCACGACTTGGACAATGTTCATAGCTGCGCCTGTCTTGGGTGGACTGTCTCAGTTTGGCAATGATCGTCCCGTATAGCCCACAGGGCCTGTTCTCACGCCGGTCCTCGCGCCGGAGAAATCCCCCTCAGTCCCCCCCTTCGACGAGGCTCAGGGCAGGCTTTGTCAAAGGAGGAAGCCTGTCCTGAGCCCGCCGAAGGGCGCGAAGCGCAGGGGGATTTCAGAGCAGGATTATGCTCCTCCAGGAAAGAAAGGCAAACTGGAACGCTCCTCATAGCTTGATATTCTCTTCCTGATATCGCGGTCAGGATCAATCGCCTTTACTGGCGTTTGATGTACACCTGGTACGAGAACCATGTCTGAAGCCAGTCTGGGAATTTCTCGGCCCGCTCACCACACCACACCCCCAGGCGGGCGGCGAGATGCCAGCCCAGCGCCGGCAGCGCCCAGCGGCACACGACCCGTGTCTTGGTCTGCCCCCGCTCCCGAGCCCAGAAGGCCAAGTCGGTGCGGGCGGTCCGGACAGCCTCCGGCAGACACGCAGCAAGATGGCTCGGCGGCCGGCCCATCTCCTGGTGCAGGGCGGCGAAATGATCAAAATGGCGACGAAAATTGGCCCACGGTCCGTACCCGTGCGAATGGTAAACAACGGAATCAGCGCAATACGCGGTCTTATAGCCGGCTTCCAGCACCTGTTTCGCCCACACATGATCCTCGCCAAACTCGACCTCGGGCCAGGGAACGTCGCGCCACGTCGAGCGACGAATGATCGAGCTGGTATTGGCAAAAAAGGTAAAAAACGCCGGGTTCCGCTCATAGTCCGGGTTATCGACCCGGCTGTTGACGCGCGAGTCCGGCCTGCCGGTCATCTCCTCCTCGACGATCCGGCGCCACTCCATGGGGTGGCAGCTCGGGCGCGGCGTGTGACGACTGTAGGCGCCGACCACCAGCGGGTCGGCTGCCAGGGGCGCGAGCAGGTTTTCCAGCCAGTCGTCCGTGGCCGGGGTGGCGTCCTGGGTCAGAAAGGCCAGACAGTCGCCCCGGGCGTGCGAGGCGGCCAGGTTGCGGGTTTTGCCGTGGCCGAACGCGGCGGCAGGAATCGTCATCACCCGCGCCCCGGCCTGACGCAGGATTTCCACCGAGCCGTCCCGCGAGCCGGAATCCACCGCGATAACCTCCTCCAGGTGAAAGCGTCCCCGTTGACGGCCGATGCCGTCCAGCACCTCGGCCAGATAGCGGGCGCCATTTTTTGTGACCAGGAGAATTGAGACACGAGGCAGCGCTGTCATCGGATCAGCCGTGAGAGGGGTTTTTACAGTGGCAGAGATTGTATTCGGTTTATCTGTCCCCGGCGTCGTGCCTGAAGCAGTTTCGCATGGAACTGGGGGTCGGCCTCACACAGCGTACGCCGCAGGGCGTCAAACTCCGCATCCGCTCGTTTGAGATAGTCATCAAGCTCAGCGTGATGAGACAAGTAATAGGTAGTCGCGCCATACACCTGCTCCAGGGTCAGCCCCGGGAAGCACTCCGTCGCGATTGTTTCGGGAGACAGCCCATCTAAGGAAAGCAAAAACAACAGAGTCCAGCGATACCCGGGTGCCGGCTACCCAATATCCCTCGTCGCGCTTTTCGATATACGGTTTTTCCATGTTGTCTCCTCCTGACCTGCGTCATGTCTCCCCATAGATTTCTCGCACCACCGCTTCAGCCGCACCCGACGAAAAATCACTCCTAGAGATAATCGGCGAAATAGCCCTTACAGCCGGCAAACACCCGCTGGGCCACGCCCAGCAATACCAGACACAGCAACAGAGGGTAAAGCACCCCGCTCCAGACGACCTGCTCAGGCGTCAGAATCAGCCCCCGGTACAGGTCCAGGATGGGCGCCAGGGGATTCCAGGCCAGGACGGGTTGCAGCACGGACGGCACCATCTGGATCGAATACAGAACCGGAGACAGAAAAAACCAGACCGTGAACAGGGCTGTGACCAGCGGCGACACGTCGCGCAGGAACACATTGGCCGGAGACAGCAGCAGGCCCAGGGCCACGGCCAGCAGCAGCTGGAGCGAGAACGGGACGACCAGCAGACCCAGGCCCACCGGCGAAGCCCCGCCCTGCCACACAGCCACCCCGAGCAGCATCAGCCCGAAGCCGACCGCGTGGCTCACAAAGCTCGACACCACCGCGGAGACGACCAACAGCTCGGACGGAAACTGGACGCGCTTCATCAGCTGCGCGTTCTCGACAATGACCGCCACCGAGCGCAGGCAGGCGTCCTGAAAGGCCAGCCACGGCCACAGCCCGCAAAACACAAACGGCACAAAACCGACCCCCTCGACCTCGAAGCGCACGCGGTAGATCACCCCGAACACAAAGGTGTACAGACACAGCAGGATGAACGGCTGGATGAGATTCCACACCCCTCCCAGGCTGGTCCCGACAAAGCGCGCCGTCACGTCGCGGATCACCATCTGGCGCAACAGCACCCGGTGCTCCACGACCGTGGAGAGCAGCCTGAACGGGCTGGCCAGGACTCGAACAGGCGCACGATACGAGACGGCCATCAGCGTTCACCCGGG is part of the Desulfurellaceae bacterium genome and encodes:
- a CDS encoding glycosyltransferase family 2 protein; the encoded protein is MTALPRVSILLVTKNGARYLAEVLDGIGRQRGRFHLEEVIAVDSGSRDGSVEILRQAGARVMTIPAAAFGHGKTRNLAASHARGDCLAFLTQDATPATDDWLENLLAPLAADPLVVGAYSRHTPRPSCHPMEWRRIVEEEMTGRPDSRVNSRVDNPDYERNPAFFTFFANTSSIIRRSTWRDVPWPEVEFGEDHVWAKQVLEAGYKTAYCADSVVYHSHGYGPWANFRRHFDHFAALHQEMGRPPSHLAACLPEAVRTARTDLAFWARERGQTKTRVVCRWALPALGWHLAARLGVWCGERAEKFPDWLQTWFSYQVYIKRQ
- a CDS encoding ABC transporter permease, whose amino-acid sequence is MAVSYRAPVRVLASPFRLLSTVVEHRVLLRQMVIRDVTARFVGTSLGGVWNLIQPFILLCLYTFVFGVIYRVRFEVEGVGFVPFVFCGLWPWLAFQDACLRSVAVIVENAQLMKRVQFPSELLVVSAVVSSFVSHAVGFGLMLLGVAVWQGGASPVGLGLLVVPFSLQLLLAVALGLLLSPANVFLRDVSPLVTALFTVWFFLSPVLYSIQMVPSVLQPVLAWNPLAPILDLYRGLILTPEQVVWSGVLYPLLLCLVLLGVAQRVFAGCKGYFADYL